In Brachyspira hampsonii, the following are encoded in one genomic region:
- a CDS encoding PD40 domain-containing protein, whose translation MRLKCYVKFKILVLFSFILLACASSQKNTDSAFDSRPFLKEYKRYSLTSGEVNPALDAVIDKEGTWIYYSRENAGNTDIFAVNSYTLETYRLTRSPGIDTSVSADDKSRYIVFSSTRDDAFGDIYLYKLYNFGIRVSKNNLENLEQSIIRLTDYKGYDTDPVISHKGNSIAFISDRDGGVKKLFTVKPNGKDVKKLSDIEASSPVFSFDDTKIAFITSKAGDRYSQLAILDLIPNTNNQTNLTILTDTETFKFNPTFYNDDTIIFFEIEKDSDRDGNLTYYDKRRLMSYSLTTHQYYVLSEDTQLTTFNVAYPSALVGAYVVSEDGTSIVTMGSTKEYFIKDDNSDAMYNSFVELPYNRKVDAVERFAEYFPFSEDKNNVAKAYFNIMISSYTNNNTKEYNNTKKVLTSEYSDTFPGFLTSKIDESFDTNNNWFDIESYTNEYFITNTDLEITNLVAWSGYISANEKYKTDKNNENTFTILSEILNLNIDKDLYLLAAKLYAHSVEDNGYQYPEDEDIYNIPYKRKDLLFSDRLEIAKDFIRDSKISYNVIIENAHPYAPLAVATRLIYLDGLIVSRNYDDATNLFKPYIESKNDIMLALGYYANAKVLMAQKDDESYALFKEALNSGGKNFDSTYEAQYCKTTLADYYKSLADKAYNEGKYAAAYENYNETLKYNPNDNSASSRVIESGLRAYSTIESLEETILERERNILSTRYSSHEAHAELANAYYYLANRYYGMAVSKQYSPERYVVSEKKREDGFYLYLNMAFDTIIEKAVSYINFAIFLYPDEENYYVKKSEMLTFAQALRMQVLQDEKIYKSVIELVPAYKDNTVTNGTYMGYNMLAFQTQNLDSEIIDSLIMAKSKVRTKPSAISIMLANSYLINGRYSDAVNEYKEAESLLNQIGTDKSKAWYHFFYGYSLWMNNDVKGAYREYDKARALFEKLGDKESVYKIVGYTSVAAIEQEDYNKAIESLLERDELTKDDVNKNELNQLLLAACYLKLEDYNNALLYCDSVKAKIDSLDSSVYTPNYVSITLYGANINVVNLGLASFGGYIPGEPLNVDKQQMLYSIYQELYEKMGRYSEAREALSSYRNYIIQDKPKKSIQPLMLATYYNNEGYLYYRQGDQSNSIMSFKTSIEEYQKTLDEKTLADNPSLKYENAENDAKNYLSLSSLYLRYLSENDLTSIKREFFIELFNTTKTLQILSTNNVVSTKDRLLLYSHIAAFNYIMAFKLTADNSVNYRKKQSDDPTDMRNHDVNVQRLSMLKDAIDRYKYILSSNSNFPVDLKTEIIIRYNLAKAYELAGYIEEAAREYMSAFSKAQTSAFAVEEIAILTTLIDFSSKYRNRYPDSLDYPVQYVFRILKRLRESVFMITFVEDNNFILRQAKYKVIEFLKDSYPDASINILAMFDAIDMRRKFLDKRLYTLGENNYYLREYYKLYEKTLYSYQMYLNSVDTPYDSKMEAEMLKEISGYEKEAIEKFSNTPIEPIVICDVKPEDIDKSMRKDETLIWDTYLGYRFVRENGRTAFYMQTNDMPKTKNYVTHIGFRPIVISNKNIFVRELYDSTEYMLPAKTAYIDSKLIAFFRTTRNAEKEINSSMTMASNTNAANNVYSYNNLQNDSKLNNTNNLYMNVSYNSEETNNTYSNNISSNSSVSTNRRRRGNFRFMELKDIATNSYVPLVTDITGASTSDISNIMKKNLYIVYSDEETFTNNRRVLRDINNIALVVGKNGRDSRIMFYTNYFRKLSSNSLEVSMKGYDNNMFTVYGKPDYSVSSLSNAAYEFKTRLYNSYSSSASPSISMMSNVIAYSQSDNEKMFNYARIVEDRYKVMDTNTAYLFSEEGYKFFASSYTNISDSNAYRFIKAMLPIYRRMGEDGAVKGANRALHFVYLYTNNNYDLIDEYFTPRTLSRFLKAKNDPEQSVKYLNYIANRVDGDNKDKILEVAVLYDLIYAKTPIDTVTNFLNRMQNTNEVLTVANTIMNADATNENDIFTTMNYIYGNQYIFETDTVSEFADRFYSLYKTNSAYIYGLLNKIRVPESNFDNNIKDAYEIFSNENTNTMFIFYAYEDNKYAAYSYVVGDSEVKKSVLIDRDKLNTYLNSFTNVSKPRERRNSLRSIQRAMLSSDIIKDAERVKKIYITGSAGSLFTVPFAYLEAFQNNDVIKIREFQYSPLSIVDVGKPSIKLNTETNFYTSLESLAVQSFNDAKGKIPLMHYIGIDTNRNKPYDDTDIFLSPARNNDINMYLRSRNDTKLLFTYTTNSSGDYYTVMKYLYNNFDKGIIDSYRYIKTYRVPVDTINQNDRDTLYMANYALFDYILPGIPRDYVDK comes from the coding sequence ATGAGATTAAAATGTTATGTGAAATTTAAAATATTAGTTCTATTTTCTTTTATTTTACTTGCTTGTGCATCGAGTCAGAAAAATACTGATTCGGCATTTGACAGCAGACCTTTTTTAAAAGAATATAAAAGATATTCTTTAACATCTGGAGAGGTAAATCCGGCATTAGATGCTGTAATTGATAAAGAAGGTACTTGGATTTATTATTCAAGAGAAAATGCCGGAAATACTGATATTTTCGCTGTAAATTCATATACTCTTGAAACTTATAGATTAACTAGAAGCCCCGGAATAGATACATCTGTTTCCGCTGATGATAAATCAAGATATATAGTATTCTCTTCAACTAGAGATGATGCTTTCGGTGATATATATTTATATAAACTTTATAATTTTGGAATAAGAGTTTCTAAAAATAATTTAGAAAATTTGGAGCAGAGTATCATAAGACTTACAGATTATAAAGGTTATGATACTGATCCTGTGATTTCTCATAAAGGTAATTCCATAGCATTTATTTCAGATAGGGACGGAGGAGTAAAAAAACTCTTTACTGTAAAGCCTAATGGTAAAGATGTGAAAAAATTATCTGATATTGAAGCTAGTTCTCCTGTATTTTCTTTTGATGATACAAAAATAGCTTTTATAACTTCTAAAGCCGGAGATAGATATTCCCAATTAGCTATATTAGATTTAATTCCCAATACTAATAATCAGACTAATTTAACTATACTTACCGATACAGAGACATTTAAATTTAATCCTACATTTTATAATGATGATACTATTATATTTTTTGAAATAGAAAAAGATTCTGACAGAGATGGAAATTTAACCTATTATGATAAAAGACGCTTGATGTCTTATTCCTTGACAACACATCAATATTATGTTTTATCAGAAGATACACAATTAACTACTTTTAATGTAGCCTATCCTTCTGCTTTGGTTGGAGCCTATGTTGTTAGTGAAGATGGTACTAGTATAGTAACAATGGGGTCTACAAAAGAGTATTTTATAAAAGATGATAATTCTGATGCTATGTATAATAGTTTTGTTGAACTTCCATACAATAGGAAAGTTGATGCTGTAGAAAGATTTGCAGAATATTTTCCTTTTTCTGAAGATAAGAATAATGTTGCTAAAGCATATTTTAATATAATGATATCATCATACACTAATAATAATACTAAAGAATATAATAATACCAAAAAGGTATTAACCTCTGAATATTCAGATACATTTCCCGGATTTTTAACATCGAAGATAGATGAGAGTTTTGATACTAATAATAATTGGTTTGATATAGAATCTTATACAAATGAATATTTTATTACTAATACCGATTTGGAAATAACAAATTTAGTAGCTTGGTCAGGCTATATATCAGCCAATGAAAAATATAAAACTGATAAAAATAATGAAAATACATTTACAATTCTTAGTGAAATTCTTAATTTGAATATTGATAAAGATTTATATTTGCTTGCAGCTAAATTATATGCTCATTCAGTTGAAGATAACGGATATCAATACCCAGAAGATGAAGATATTTATAATATTCCTTATAAAAGAAAAGATTTATTATTTTCAGACAGATTAGAGATTGCTAAAGATTTCATAAGAGATTCAAAGATTTCTTATAATGTTATAATAGAAAATGCTCATCCTTATGCTCCTTTAGCTGTTGCCACAAGGCTCATATATTTAGACGGACTTATAGTTTCAAGAAATTATGATGATGCTACTAATTTGTTTAAGCCTTATATTGAGTCTAAAAATGATATAATGCTTGCATTGGGATATTATGCAAATGCTAAGGTTCTTATGGCTCAGAAAGATGATGAATCTTATGCTTTGTTTAAAGAAGCATTAAATTCAGGAGGAAAGAATTTTGATTCCACTTATGAGGCTCAGTATTGTAAAACTACATTAGCTGATTATTACAAATCTTTAGCAGATAAAGCATATAATGAAGGTAAGTATGCTGCTGCTTATGAAAATTATAATGAGACTTTAAAATATAATCCTAATGATAACTCGGCTTCTTCAAGGGTCATAGAGAGCGGACTTAGAGCCTACAGTACGATAGAATCACTCGAAGAAACTATACTTGAGAGAGAGAGAAATATTTTATCAACTAGATATTCTTCTCATGAGGCACATGCTGAGCTTGCAAATGCTTATTACTATTTGGCTAATAGATATTATGGTATGGCTGTATCCAAACAGTATAGTCCTGAGCGCTATGTTGTAAGCGAGAAAAAAAGAGAAGACGGATTTTATTTGTATTTGAATATGGCTTTTGATACCATAATTGAAAAGGCTGTGTCATATATTAATTTTGCAATATTCTTATATCCTGATGAAGAAAATTATTATGTAAAAAAATCTGAGATGCTCACATTCGCTCAGGCTTTAAGAATGCAGGTGCTTCAAGATGAAAAAATATATAAAAGCGTAATAGAGTTAGTACCAGCTTATAAAGATAATACAGTTACTAATGGTACATATATGGGTTATAATATGCTTGCATTCCAGACTCAGAATTTGGATTCTGAAATTATAGATTCATTAATAATGGCTAAAAGTAAAGTAAGAACTAAACCTAGTGCCATATCTATAATGCTTGCTAATTCTTATTTGATAAATGGAAGGTATTCTGATGCAGTTAATGAATATAAAGAAGCAGAAAGTTTACTCAATCAAATAGGAACTGATAAGAGTAAGGCTTGGTATCATTTCTTTTATGGTTATTCTTTATGGATGAATAATGATGTAAAAGGAGCTTACAGAGAATATGATAAGGCTCGTGCTTTATTTGAAAAATTAGGTGATAAAGAAAGTGTATATAAAATAGTAGGATATACTTCAGTTGCTGCTATAGAACAAGAGGATTATAATAAGGCTATAGAGTCATTATTAGAAAGAGATGAACTTACAAAAGATGATGTTAATAAAAATGAACTTAATCAGCTTTTACTTGCGGCATGCTATTTAAAATTAGAAGATTATAATAATGCCTTACTATATTGCGATAGTGTAAAAGCTAAAATAGATAGTTTGGATTCATCTGTTTATACTCCTAATTATGTTAGTATAACTTTATATGGTGCTAATATTAATGTTGTAAATTTGGGACTTGCTTCATTTGGAGGATATATACCGGGAGAGCCTTTGAATGTAGATAAACAGCAAATGCTTTATTCTATATATCAGGAATTATATGAGAAGATGGGAAGATATTCTGAGGCTAGAGAGGCTTTATCTTCATACCGCAATTATATTATTCAGGATAAACCTAAAAAATCTATTCAGCCTTTGATGCTTGCTACATATTACAATAATGAAGGGTATCTTTATTACAGACAGGGAGATCAATCCAATTCTATAATGTCTTTTAAAACATCTATAGAAGAATATCAGAAAACTTTAGATGAAAAAACTTTGGCTGATAATCCTAGTCTTAAATATGAAAATGCTGAAAATGATGCTAAAAACTATTTGAGTTTATCATCTTTATATTTAAGATATTTATCAGAAAATGATTTAACTTCTATTAAAAGAGAGTTTTTTATAGAGTTATTTAATACCACTAAAACACTTCAGATATTATCTACAAATAATGTTGTTAGTACAAAAGACAGATTATTATTGTATTCTCATATAGCGGCTTTCAATTATATAATGGCATTTAAACTTACAGCGGACAATAGTGTTAATTATAGAAAAAAACAATCAGATGATCCTACAGATATGAGAAACCATGATGTAAATGTACAAAGATTATCTATGCTTAAAGATGCTATAGATAGATATAAATATATTTTATCATCTAACTCTAATTTTCCGGTGGATTTAAAAACTGAAATTATTATAAGATATAATTTAGCTAAGGCTTATGAATTAGCAGGTTATATAGAAGAAGCAGCAAGAGAATATATGTCTGCATTCTCAAAGGCTCAGACTTCTGCATTTGCTGTTGAAGAAATAGCAATACTTACTACTTTGATTGATTTCAGTTCTAAATACAGAAACAGATATCCTGATAGTTTGGATTATCCTGTGCAGTATGTATTTAGAATATTAAAGAGATTAAGAGAAAGTGTGTTTATGATAACATTTGTAGAAGATAATAATTTTATATTAAGACAAGCCAAATATAAAGTTATAGAGTTTTTAAAAGACAGTTATCCTGATGCTAGTATCAATATACTTGCTATGTTTGATGCTATTGATATGAGAAGAAAATTCTTAGATAAAAGACTTTATACTTTGGGTGAGAATAATTATTATCTAAGAGAATATTATAAACTTTATGAAAAGACTTTGTATTCATATCAAATGTATTTAAATTCTGTAGATACTCCTTATGATAGTAAGATGGAAGCTGAAATGCTTAAAGAAATTTCAGGATATGAAAAAGAAGCAATAGAAAAATTTTCTAATACTCCTATAGAGCCTATAGTAATATGCGATGTTAAGCCTGAAGATATTGATAAATCTATGCGTAAAGATGAGACTCTTATTTGGGATACTTATTTGGGATATAGATTTGTTAGGGAAAATGGAAGAACTGCATTCTATATGCAGACCAATGATATGCCTAAAACTAAAAACTATGTTACGCATATAGGATTCAGACCTATTGTTATAAGCAATAAAAATATTTTTGTAAGAGAATTATATGATTCAACAGAATATATGCTTCCTGCTAAAACTGCTTATATAGATAGTAAATTAATAGCATTCTTTAGAACTACTAGAAATGCTGAGAAAGAAATAAACAGCAGTATGACTATGGCAAGCAATACTAATGCTGCTAATAATGTTTATAGTTATAATAATTTGCAAAATGACAGCAAATTAAATAATACTAATAACTTATATATGAATGTTTCTTATAATTCTGAAGAAACTAATAATACATATTCAAATAATATATCTTCAAATTCTTCAGTTTCTACAAATAGGAGAAGAAGAGGCAATTTCAGATTTATGGAGTTAAAAGATATAGCAACTAATTCTTATGTTCCATTAGTTACAGATATAACAGGGGCTAGTACTTCTGATATATCCAACATAATGAAAAAGAATCTATATATAGTTTATTCTGATGAAGAAACTTTTACAAACAATAGAAGGGTTCTAAGAGATATAAATAATATAGCTTTAGTAGTAGGAAAAAATGGAAGAGATTCCAGAATAATGTTTTATACTAATTATTTCAGAAAATTATCATCTAATTCTTTGGAAGTTAGTATGAAAGGCTATGACAATAATATGTTTACTGTATACGGAAAGCCTGATTACAGTGTATCTTCATTGTCAAATGCTGCTTATGAATTTAAGACAAGACTTTATAATTCTTATTCTTCAAGTGCTTCTCCAAGTATTAGTATGATGTCAAATGTTATTGCTTATTCTCAGAGTGATAATGAAAAGATGTTTAATTATGCTAGAATTGTTGAAGACAGATATAAAGTTATGGATACTAATACGGCTTATTTATTCTCTGAAGAAGGATATAAATTCTTTGCAAGTTCATATACGAATATAAGCGATTCTAATGCTTACAGATTTATAAAAGCAATGCTTCCTATTTATAGAAGAATGGGAGAAGATGGTGCTGTTAAAGGAGCTAATAGAGCATTGCATTTTGTTTATTTATACACTAATAATAATTATGATTTAATAGATGAATATTTTACTCCTAGAACATTATCAAGATTTTTGAAGGCTAAAAATGATCCTGAACAATCTGTAAAATATTTGAATTATATTGCAAATAGAGTTGATGGAGATAATAAAGATAAAATTTTAGAAGTTGCCGTTCTTTATGATTTAATATACGCTAAGACTCCTATTGATACAGTAACTAACTTTCTAAATAGAATGCAAAATACAAATGAAGTATTGACCGTTGCAAATACTATAATGAATGCTGATGCAACTAATGAAAATGATATATTTACTACTATGAATTATATTTATGGAAATCAATATATATTTGAAACTGATACAGTATCAGAATTTGCAGACAGATTCTATTCATTATATAAAACTAATTCTGCTTATATATACGGATTATTAAATAAAATAAGAGTTCCTGAAAGTAATTTTGATAATAATATAAAAGATGCTTATGAAATATTCTCAAATGAAAATACTAATACTATGTTTATATTCTATGCTTATGAGGATAATAAATATGCAGCTTATAGTTATGTTGTTGGAGACAGTGAGGTAAAAAAATCTGTTTTAATAGATAGAGATAAACTTAATACATATTTAAATAGCTTTACAAATGTATCCAAACCAAGAGAAAGAAGAAATTCATTAAGATCTATTCAAAGAGCTATGCTTTCATCTGATATAATTAAAGATGCTGAAAGGGTGAAAAAAATATATATAACGGGTTCTGCCGGCAGTTTATTTACTGTTCCTTTTGCATATTTGGAAGCATTCCAGAATAATGATGTTATAAAAATAAGAGAGTTCCAATATTCTCCTTTATCTATTGTAGATGTTGGTAAGCCTTCTATCAAACTTAATACTGAAACAAACTTTTATACTTCATTAGAAAGTTTAGCGGTACAATCATTTAATGATGCTAAAGGAAAAATACCTTTAATGCATTACATAGGAATAGATACAAACAGAAATAAGCCTTATGATGATACTGATATATTCTTATCCCCAGCTAGAAATAATGATATAAATATGTATTTAAGATCTAGAAATGATACAAAACTTTTATTTACATATACTACTAATTCTTCAGGTGATTATTATACTGTTATGAAGTAT